Proteins encoded by one window of Paenibacillus sp. DCT19:
- a CDS encoding NAD(P)/FAD-dependent oxidoreductase translates to MSSIPKIVILGAGYGGILTAQRLQKELNYNEADVTLVNRHDYHYITTHLHMPAAGTDTIEHARVSISKLIDEFKIDLVKSNVKEIRLQDRKIILEDGTLSYDYLIIGLGGEPETFGIPGMLDHAMTIRSINSVRLIREHIEYQFAMYKNDNKRNRINFVVGGAGFSGVEFVAELADRIPKLCKEFDVNPKNVHIYNVEAAPSALPGFDPELVEHAMNVLKKKGVTFKIGVPIKQCLPDGVIVGEGEKIDAATVVWTGGIRGNALLEQAGLEVMRGRVKVDEYLRAPGHEDVYVIGDNSLVFNKEGRPYPPTAQIAMQQGVNCAINVVAAIRKKERQPFVFTSKGTVASLGKGEAIAVVGDKKYKGWKAAQLKKLVDLRYLFIIGGIPLVLKKGRFFG, encoded by the coding sequence GAATCCTGACAGCCCAGAGGCTTCAGAAAGAATTAAATTATAACGAGGCCGACGTCACATTAGTGAATCGGCATGATTATCACTATATAACTACACATCTACATATGCCGGCAGCCGGTACAGATACAATTGAACACGCAAGGGTTTCCATTTCGAAGCTGATTGATGAATTCAAAATTGATTTGGTCAAATCTAACGTGAAAGAGATTCGTTTACAGGATCGTAAAATCATTTTAGAGGACGGTACATTATCCTACGATTACCTCATTATTGGTCTAGGTGGTGAACCGGAGACGTTTGGCATTCCAGGGATGCTGGATCATGCAATGACTATTCGCAGCATTAACTCGGTCAGATTGATCCGTGAGCACATTGAGTATCAATTTGCCATGTACAAAAATGACAATAAACGCAATCGAATCAATTTCGTTGTAGGTGGGGCAGGCTTTAGTGGTGTCGAATTCGTCGCTGAGCTTGCGGATCGTATTCCTAAGTTATGCAAAGAATTCGACGTGAATCCCAAAAATGTCCACATATATAATGTAGAGGCGGCACCTTCGGCTCTTCCGGGCTTCGATCCGGAACTTGTCGAACATGCGATGAACGTGCTGAAGAAAAAAGGAGTTACCTTTAAAATCGGCGTTCCCATTAAACAGTGTCTGCCGGATGGAGTTATTGTCGGCGAAGGCGAGAAGATTGATGCCGCTACCGTCGTTTGGACGGGTGGGATTCGTGGTAACGCGTTATTGGAGCAGGCAGGTCTAGAAGTTATGCGTGGACGGGTGAAGGTGGATGAATATCTGCGTGCACCTGGTCATGAGGATGTATATGTGATTGGAGACAACTCGCTTGTATTCAACAAGGAAGGACGTCCTTATCCTCCGACAGCTCAGATTGCGATGCAGCAGGGAGTGAACTGTGCGATCAATGTCGTTGCAGCCATTCGCAAAAAAGAGCGGCAGCCTTTTGTATTTACGAGTAAAGGTACGGTGGCTTCGCTAGGAAAAGGTGAAGCAATCGCGGTTGTAGGCGATAAGAAATATAAAGGCTGGAAGGCAGCACAGCTGAAGAAGCTGGTCGATCTCCGGTATTTGTTTATTATTGGTGGCATTCCCCTGGTTCTGAAGAAAGGGCGGTTCTTTGGATGA